In Bacteroides coprosuis DSM 18011, the following are encoded in one genomic region:
- a CDS encoding transport system permease protein (COGs: COG0609 ABC-type Fe3+-siderophore transport system permease component~InterPro IPR000522~KEGG: pdi:BDI_1018 iron(III) ABC transporter putative permease protein~PFAM: ABC transporter permease protein~SPTR: Putative uncharacterized protein;~IMG reference gene:2504106904~PFAM: FecCD transport family) → MRKNIILFVFITASIFVLFGLNLALGTISIPLESIWNILWGKGDETIIWQNIIWKSRFPQTVTALIAGAGLSISGLQMQTIFRNPLAGPSELGISSGASLGVAFIILLSGNIGGVALSRMGFVGEMAVSIAAIIGAMVVMLIIVAISQRVRGNVILLIIGVMIGYIATAIIGVLKFFSNDEDVRAYVIWGLGSFAKVSESQVYTFVTLMAILIPLSFLLIKTLNLMLLGESYAKNLGLNMRRARFWAICCSCIITAIVTAYCGPIVFLGLAVPHLCRTLFSSSDHRVLMPAVTLTGAALALLCNLIARMPGFEGALPINSVTALIGAPIVISVLFGKRKNELHEY, encoded by the coding sequence ATGAGAAAAAATATCATACTCTTTGTTTTTATTACAGCTTCAATTTTTGTTCTATTTGGTTTAAACTTGGCTTTAGGTACTATTTCTATTCCTTTAGAGTCTATTTGGAACATCTTATGGGGTAAAGGTGATGAAACTATTATTTGGCAGAACATTATATGGAAGTCTCGTTTTCCACAGACTGTTACAGCCTTGATTGCTGGGGCGGGATTGTCTATTAGTGGCTTACAAATGCAGACCATTTTTAGAAATCCTTTGGCGGGTCCATCAGAGCTAGGTATCAGTTCAGGTGCTAGCTTGGGTGTAGCATTTATTATCCTTCTTTCGGGAAATATTGGAGGAGTGGCACTAAGCCGTATGGGTTTTGTAGGTGAAATGGCTGTTTCAATCGCTGCTATTATTGGAGCTATGGTAGTTATGCTTATTATTGTAGCCATCTCTCAACGAGTACGAGGAAATGTTATCTTATTAATTATTGGAGTAATGATAGGCTATATTGCCACAGCTATTATCGGTGTCTTAAAATTCTTTAGTAATGATGAAGATGTACGTGCTTACGTTATTTGGGGATTAGGAAGTTTTGCTAAAGTATCAGAATCTCAAGTCTATACTTTTGTGACATTAATGGCTATACTTATTCCTTTATCATTTCTGTTAATAAAAACGTTAAACTTAATGCTCCTAGGTGAAAGCTATGCTAAAAATCTAGGTTTAAATATGCGAAGAGCTCGGTTTTGGGCGATTTGTTGCTCTTGTATTATAACAGCTATTGTGACGGCATATTGCGGACCAATTGTATTTCTGGGGCTGGCTGTACCTCATCTTTGCAGAACCTTGTTCTCAAGTTCGGATCATAGAGTTTTAATGCCAGCTGTAACACTTACTGGAGCTGCACTTGCTTTGCTTTGTAATCTGATAGCACGTATGCCTGGCTTTGAAGGAGCTTTACCAATCAACTCGGTTACTGCATTAATTGGAGCTCCTATTGTCATCTCTGTTTTATTTGGAAAACGTAAAAATGAATTGCATGAATACTAA
- a CDS encoding periplasmic binding protein (COGs: COG0614 ABC-type Fe3+-hydroxamate transport system periplasmic component~InterPro IPR002491~KEGG: bvu:BVU_3077 putative exported periplasmic protein~PFAM: Periplasmic binding protein~SPTR: Putative exported periplasmic protein;~IMG reference gene:2504106903~PFAM: Periplasmic binding protein), producing MHIKPLLLTILCVFIFTACGQKKKKDTTEINHSQGEKIEIKYAKGFSIQDFGDYKLIDVQDPSGESELKYQYALIPRGTHPTNIPSEYLKVETPVRSVICMTSLQISNFIKLDAVDRITGITSTRFLFNEEINKQLEEKKTHKIGIEGDFDSELVIALNPDMILVSPFKRGGYDAIRNLEIPLISFLGYKEVTPLGQAEWIKFTAALLGLEDEANVKFKAIEDRYLELKALVENVEKRPTVLSGELHSGNWYVVGGESYLAQLFRDAGAQYFMKNDNESGGFYVDFETVYSQGAEADFWRIVNSYNGDFSYDILKQTDGRYADFKAYKEKKVIYSNLREVPFYEQTPVEPEVILADLIKVFHPTLLSDHEAVYYKLLTQ from the coding sequence ATGCATATCAAACCTTTATTACTAACTATTTTATGTGTCTTTATTTTCACAGCTTGTGGACAGAAAAAGAAGAAAGATACTACAGAAATAAATCATTCTCAAGGAGAAAAAATAGAGATAAAGTATGCCAAAGGATTCTCCATTCAAGATTTTGGAGATTATAAACTAATAGATGTACAAGATCCTTCGGGAGAAAGCGAACTTAAATATCAGTATGCTTTAATTCCACGGGGAACTCATCCAACTAATATACCCAGTGAGTATTTGAAAGTTGAAACACCCGTTCGTAGTGTTATTTGTATGACTTCTTTGCAAATATCTAATTTCATAAAGCTAGATGCTGTAGATCGTATTACAGGAATAACGAGTACTCGTTTCCTTTTTAATGAGGAGATAAACAAGCAATTAGAAGAGAAGAAAACGCATAAAATAGGTATTGAAGGAGATTTTGATAGTGAGCTGGTTATTGCTCTCAATCCAGATATGATTTTAGTTTCTCCATTTAAAAGAGGGGGTTATGATGCCATTCGAAACTTGGAGATCCCCCTAATTAGTTTTTTAGGATATAAAGAAGTTACCCCACTAGGACAGGCGGAATGGATTAAGTTTACTGCTGCCCTACTAGGTTTAGAAGATGAAGCAAATGTAAAGTTTAAAGCGATTGAAGATCGGTATCTAGAACTAAAAGCATTAGTGGAAAATGTTGAGAAGAGACCTACGGTATTGAGTGGAGAACTTCACTCGGGAAATTGGTATGTAGTAGGAGGAGAGAGTTATCTTGCTCAGTTATTTAGAGATGCAGGAGCACAATACTTTATGAAAAACGACAATGAATCGGGAGGATTCTATGTTGATTTTGAAACTGTATATTCTCAAGGTGCTGAGGCTGATTTTTGGAGAATCGTTAATAGCTATAATGGCGATTTTTCGTATGATATACTGAAACAAACAGATGGAAGATACGCAGACTTTAAGGCATACAAAGAGAAAAAAGTAATTTATAGTAATCTTCGTGAAGTTCCTTTCTACGAACAAACTCCTGTTGAACCCGAAGTTATTCTAGCTGATTTAATTAAAGTATTTCACCCTACTTTATTATCCGATCATGAAGCTGTTTACTACAAATTATTAACCCAATAA
- a CDS encoding proposed homoserine kinase (COGs: COG3635 phosphoglycerate mutase AP superfamily~InterPro IPR019304:IPR006124:IPR013371:IPR004456~KEGG: bvu:BVU_2051 cofactor-independent phosphoglycerate mutase~PFAM: Bisphosphoglycerate-independent phosphoglycerate mutase; Metalloenzyme~PRIAM: Phosphoglycerate mutase~SPTR: Putative uncharacterized protein;~TIGRFAM: Homoserine kinase, putative; Cofactor-independent phosphoglycerate mutase, archaeal~IMG reference gene:2504106901~PFAM: Metalloenzyme superfamily; 2,3-bisphosphoglycerate-independent phosphoglycerate mutase~TIGRFAM: 2,3-bisphosphoglycerate-independent phosphoglycerate mutase, archaeal form; proposed homoserine kinase), which produces MKHVYQLIHPSFHKTWTILIYFLDIWGVKTIDTYTYHNPLKNNMSVIIIIGDGMADEPIPQLGNKTPLQVAHTPNMDYLATHGQTGLLKTVPDGWEVGSDVANLSILGYDVNQIYQGRSAFEAASLGIQLQGDELALRCNLITIEQDKITSFTADHISTEEAIVLLDYLNSHFQSKGFKFHVGEYYRHLLVCPSYEPTLTKSKSFLVGTSPHNALDLTKDHLYLKASIPEAEDLANKLNTLILESQAVLAKHPINLKRISDGKKPANAISLWSPGFTPRMNPLKSFLPLKAGSVISAVDLIKGIGIYAGLKVIEVAGATGRTNTNYEGKVQAAIQALQTDDFVWLHLEASDEASHDGDYQLKIKTIEDLDSRVIHPLLEATKNWEKPPLIAVLPDHPTSSLSKIHLDQKVPFIIYHPSITPDVVRAYNEASCLEGLYNMEEGTDFISLLFRIEKEVL; this is translated from the coding sequence ATGAAACATGTCTATCAATTAATTCATCCTTCTTTTCATAAAACTTGGACTATTCTCATTTATTTTTTAGATATTTGGGGCGTTAAAACAATCGATACTTATACTTACCACAATCCATTAAAGAACAACATGAGCGTAATCATAATCATAGGTGATGGCATGGCTGATGAACCAATTCCTCAGTTAGGCAACAAAACGCCTTTGCAAGTTGCACATACTCCTAATATGGATTATCTCGCTACGCATGGTCAGACAGGACTCTTAAAAACGGTTCCAGATGGTTGGGAAGTAGGTAGTGATGTAGCCAATCTTTCCATCCTAGGATATGATGTAAACCAAATCTATCAAGGTAGATCAGCCTTTGAAGCAGCTAGTTTGGGGATTCAATTACAAGGAGACGAACTAGCTCTTCGCTGCAATTTAATTACCATAGAACAAGATAAAATAACAAGTTTCACGGCCGATCATATCAGCACAGAAGAAGCTATAGTATTACTAGATTATCTAAATTCTCATTTTCAAAGCAAAGGATTTAAGTTTCATGTTGGTGAGTATTACAGACATCTTTTAGTTTGCCCTAGTTATGAACCTACTTTGACAAAATCAAAAAGCTTTTTAGTTGGAACATCTCCTCATAATGCCCTAGACTTAACTAAAGATCATTTATACTTAAAAGCATCTATCCCTGAGGCAGAAGATTTAGCAAACAAGCTCAACACCCTTATTCTAGAGAGTCAAGCAGTTTTAGCCAAACACCCGATTAATCTTAAACGCATTAGCGATGGTAAAAAGCCCGCCAATGCCATCAGCCTATGGTCGCCTGGTTTTACTCCTCGCATGAATCCTTTAAAGTCTTTTTTACCCCTAAAAGCAGGGTCGGTTATTTCGGCAGTAGATTTAATAAAAGGAATTGGAATATACGCAGGATTAAAAGTAATAGAAGTAGCAGGTGCTACAGGAAGAACGAACACCAATTATGAGGGTAAGGTTCAAGCAGCAATTCAGGCTTTACAGACGGATGACTTCGTGTGGTTACATCTTGAAGCAAGCGATGAAGCGAGTCATGATGGAGATTACCAACTTAAAATAAAAACGATTGAAGATTTAGATTCCAGAGTGATACACCCCCTTTTAGAGGCAACAAAAAACTGGGAAAAACCACCTTTAATTGCAGTATTGCCTGATCACCCCACATCTTCTCTATCTAAGATTCATTTGGATCAAAAGGTACCATTTATCATCTACCATCCTTCTATTACACCCGATGTTGTTCGAGCATACAATGAAGCCTCTTGTCTTGAAGGATTGTACAATATGGAAGAAGGAACAGATTTTATATCCCTCTTATTTAGAATAGAAAAAGAGGTATTATAA
- a CDS encoding Iron-chelate-transporting ATPase (COGs: COG1120 ABC-type cobalamin/Fe3+-siderophores transport systems ATPase components~InterPro IPR003593:IPR003439~KEGG: bfr:BF2194 iron(III) ABC transporter ATP-binding protein~PFAM: ABC transporter-like~PRIAM: Iron-chelate-transporting ATPase~SMART: ATPase, AAA+ type, core~SPTR: Putative iron transport related ATP-binding protein;~IMG reference gene:2504106905~PFAM: ABC transporter) gives MNTNFKKRTIELQNLSIGYCSKKNRKVIADEMNCAVYSGELTCLLGANGVGKSTLLRTLCAFQPKLGGNIMIQGKDIATYTEKDLAKLISVVLTDKFSIKNMTARELIGLGRSPYTGFWGMLSKEDNRIIDEAISMVKIENLADRLIDTLSDGERQKCLIAKALVQSTPIILLDEPTAFLDFPSKVELMQILHRLSRETNKTIFLSTHDLELALQIADKIWLMDRGDGINIGTPEDLALDGSLKNFFAQKDIIFDPKTGLFRVENDFDKEVKLIGHGAVYAMIRKALLRHKILASRDTESEYCITAQEESFLLMHKEQLLVSVKTIEELIEEVEKL, from the coding sequence ATGAATACTAATTTTAAAAAACGAACCATTGAATTGCAAAACCTATCCATTGGCTATTGCTCTAAAAAAAATAGAAAAGTAATTGCTGATGAGATGAATTGTGCTGTGTACAGTGGGGAGTTAACTTGTTTACTAGGAGCAAATGGAGTAGGCAAATCTACTCTGTTGAGAACCCTTTGTGCATTTCAACCTAAACTAGGTGGGAATATCATGATTCAAGGAAAGGATATTGCTACTTATACGGAAAAAGATTTAGCGAAACTCATCAGTGTCGTACTTACAGATAAGTTTTCCATAAAGAACATGACTGCTCGTGAGCTGATCGGTTTAGGAAGAAGTCCTTATACAGGGTTCTGGGGTATGTTGAGTAAAGAAGATAATCGCATCATTGATGAGGCTATTTCAATGGTGAAGATTGAAAACTTAGCTGATCGTCTGATAGATACACTGAGTGATGGTGAAAGACAAAAATGCTTGATAGCTAAAGCTCTAGTTCAATCTACTCCTATTATTCTTCTAGATGAGCCTACTGCTTTTTTAGATTTTCCTAGTAAAGTAGAGTTGATGCAGATCCTGCACAGACTATCACGAGAAACGAATAAAACGATATTCCTTTCGACTCACGATTTAGAATTGGCTTTACAAATAGCTGATAAAATATGGTTGATGGATCGAGGAGATGGCATAAACATAGGTACACCAGAAGATTTAGCCCTGGATGGAAGTTTAAAGAATTTCTTTGCTCAAAAAGATATAATATTCGATCCCAAGACAGGTCTGTTCCGTGTAGAAAATGATTTTGATAAAGAGGTGAAATTGATAGGTCATGGTGCTGTTTATGCTATGATTCGTAAAGCTTTACTTCGACATAAAATATTGGCATCTCGGGATACTGAGTCTGAATATTGTATTACAGCTCAAGAAGAATCCTTTTTATTGATGCATAAAGAACAGTTGTTAGTATCTGTAAAAACGATAGAAGAATTAATTGAAGAGGTAGAGAAATTATGA
- a CDS encoding Uroporphyrin-III C/tetrapyrrole (Corrin/Porphyrin) methyltransferase (COGs: COG2243 Precorrin-2 methylase~InterPro IPR000878~KEGG: bfs:BF2245 putative cobalamin synthesis related methyltransferase protein~PFAM: Tetrapyrrole methylase~SPTR: Putative uncharacterized protein;~IMG reference gene:2504106902~PFAM: Tetrapyrrole (Corrin/Porphyrin) Methylases~TIGRFAM: precorrin-2 C20-methyltransferase): protein MANTITFVSLGPGEPELITLKGLKTLKEADIIYCPSTTLKNTKVSSRALDILLALDIDQAKVQLFDVPMSKDRTLALASYAAVSKLIHQAYLEGKNVAVTAEGDAGFYSSSHYIIDNLKRDGVVVDKIPGVPAFISAGALAHIHIAMQEEELHVVPGVITTSDLVDKIEKHRAVVIMKASQSAEDIKQAIHKAPQSTFHYFENVGLDTEYYTTDTEEIINRKFPYFSLLIIKS, encoded by the coding sequence ATGGCAAATACTATTACGTTTGTTTCTCTAGGACCTGGAGAACCTGAGTTAATCACGTTGAAAGGGCTGAAAACACTGAAGGAAGCAGATATTATCTATTGTCCTTCAACAACACTAAAAAACACAAAAGTTTCTTCTAGAGCATTAGATATTCTTTTAGCTCTTGATATTGACCAAGCAAAAGTACAATTGTTTGATGTCCCCATGAGTAAAGACCGTACTTTAGCTCTGGCTAGCTATGCTGCGGTTTCTAAATTGATTCATCAGGCTTACTTAGAAGGGAAAAATGTAGCTGTTACTGCCGAAGGCGATGCGGGCTTTTACTCCTCTAGTCATTATATCATAGATAATTTAAAAAGAGATGGGGTAGTGGTGGACAAGATTCCTGGTGTACCTGCTTTTATCTCTGCTGGTGCTTTGGCTCATATTCATATTGCTATGCAAGAAGAAGAACTTCATGTTGTTCCTGGAGTTATAACCACTTCAGATCTCGTTGATAAAATAGAAAAACACAGAGCGGTGGTAATAATGAAAGCATCTCAAAGTGCAGAAGATATTAAACAAGCGATTCATAAAGCACCTCAATCCACCTTCCATTATTTTGAAAATGTGGGGTTAGATACAGAATATTATACTACAGATACAGAAGAAATTATAAATAGAAAGTTCCCTTACTTCTCATTGCTGATTATTAAATCATGA